A single region of the Triticum dicoccoides isolate Atlit2015 ecotype Zavitan chromosome 2B, WEW_v2.0, whole genome shotgun sequence genome encodes:
- the LOC119364625 gene encoding HMG1/2-like protein, whose translation MTACKQTASTGAAATDEADSKSAAKSDGAEERKPSTKCKKGKKAKGKLGVKSDGAEKPKTHDLSDVTLGLAVMSIAVDEALALRTYQNQFWMRHFKDVCDRPSVDAIRKQAAENWKFFNDSDKAPYVARAREVKIGMARIAEFKKKLMLTEVMTNEMVNLKM comes from the exons ATGACTGCTTGCAAGCAGACTGCATCCACGGGCGCCGCCGCCACGGACGAGGCCGACAGCAA GTCGGCAGCAAAGAGCGATGGAGCGGAGGAGCGGAAGCCCTCGACCAAGTGCAAGAAGGGGAAGAAGGCCAAGGGCAA GTTGGGGGTGAAGAGCGATGGAGCGGAGAAGCCGAAGACCCATGACCTTTCCGATGTTACACTGGGGTTGGCGGTGATGAGCATTGCAGTGGATGAAGCGCTCGCCCTGCGCACCTACCA GAACCAGTTCTGGATGAGGCACTTCAAAGACGTCTGTGACAGGCCGTCAGTAGATGCT ATTAGAAAGCAAGCTGCTGAAAACTGGAAATTCTTTAACGATTCG GACAAGGCCCCTTATGTAGCCAGGGCCCGTGAGGTCAAAATAGGCATGGCTCGGATTGCTGAGTTCAAGAAG AAACTGATGTTGACGGAGGTAATGACAAACGAGATggtgaatctgaaaatgtga